In Dioscorea cayenensis subsp. rotundata cultivar TDr96_F1 chromosome 9, TDr96_F1_v2_PseudoChromosome.rev07_lg8_w22 25.fasta, whole genome shotgun sequence, a genomic segment contains:
- the LOC120268243 gene encoding receptor-like cytosolic serine/threonine-protein kinase RBK1 isoform X1, translating into MASSQEAEAIAQQISEEEEKEKEDEEEEEEGKEDLLLIEHSNVFKEAEAIAQQISEEEEEEEEEEEEEEEEEEEEDEEEKEVVNNASKAKALDEIVSSNQTSPRGVLEVPVPNTDSDNSSSRSDSCRAETEPTDKQRPPASNEPVLVAQGLQWKSLITGFLLRRKRAMRRLATFPFTEEKSDLKQELVKINCSEDHMDLEGPQQHAKRGRPSWRNFDYQELVLATNNFNPDMLIGKGGHAEVYKGCLSDGQLVAVKKLTKGKSEEERTGDFLTELGIIAHVDHPNAAQLLGFSVDEGLHLVLQFSPHGSLATVLHGSKEKLEWGVRFNIALGVAKGLLYLHEGCHRRIIHRDIKASNILLTEEYQPQISDFGLAKWLPDKLPHHVVYPIEGTFGYMAPEYFMHGIVNEKTDVFAFGVLLLELITGRRAVDSSQQNRQSLVMWVKPLLTDDKMQELIDPAIGDAYDSSEMKRAVSVASMCIHHQPTARPNMSMVVRLLIGIDVSLDLMDEAAKPFARRLPIFDASDLDDYTCSRYLKDLNRHKQLALEQ; encoded by the exons ATGGCTTCTTCACAAG AAGCAGAAGCAATAGCACAACAAAtctctgaagaagaagaaaaggagaaggaagacgaagaggaagaggaagaggggAAAGAAG ACTTGTTGTTAATCGAACATTCCAATGTTTTTAAAGAAGCAGAAGCAATAGCTCAACAAAtctctgaagaagaagaagaagaagaagaagaagaagaagaagaagaagaggaagaagaagaggaggatgaAGAGGAGAAAGAAG TTGTTAACAATGCTTCAAAGGCAAAAGCTCTTGATGAAATTGTTAGCTCTAATCAGACATCTCCAAGAGGAGTTCTTGAGGTTCCGGTCCCAAATACGGACTCAGACAACAGCAGTAGTAGAAGCGACAGTTGCAGAGCTGAGACAGAACCAACCGATAAACAACGTCCTCCAGCTTCAAATGAACCAGTATTGGTGGCCCAGGGGTTGCAATGGAAGAGCTTGATTACAGGGTTCTTGTTGAGGAGGAAGAGAGCTATGAGAAGGCTAGCAACTTTCCCTTTCACAGAAGAGAAATCAGACTTGAAACAAGAGTTGGTCAAAATTAACTGCTCTGAGGATCACATGGATTTGGAAGGACCACAACAACATGCCAAAAGAGGGAGACCTTCATGGAGGAATTTTGATTATCAAGAACTTGTTCTTGCTACTAATAATTTCAATCCAG ATATGCTGATCGGGAAGGGAGGACATGCGGAAGTGTACAAGGGTTGTCTCAGTGATGGGCAACTTGTAGCTGTGAAAAAGTTGACGAAAGGAAAATCTGAGGAGGAGAGAACTGGAGATTTTTTGACGGAACTTGGTATTATTGCTCACGTTGATCACCCAAATGCAGCACAACTGCTCGGATTTAGTGTGGATGAAGGCTTGCACCTTGTTCTTCAGTTCTCTCCACACGGCAGCCTGGCCACTGTTCTTCATG GTTCGAAGGAGAAACTTGAGTGGGGAGTCAGATTTAACATAGCTCTCGGGGTAGCGAAAGGTTTGCTTTATCTTCATGAAGGTTGTCACCGGCGCATAATTCACAGAGATATAAAGGCTTCTAACATTTTACTCACTGAAGAATACCAACCACAG ATCTCTGATTTCGGGCTCGCTAAATGGCTTCCTGACAAATTGCCTCATCATGTTGTATACCCGATCGAAGGCACATTCGG ATATATGGCACCAGAGTATTTCATGCACGGCATAGTCAATGAGAAAACCGATGTCTTTGCCTTTGGGGTGTTGCTACTTGAGCTAATAACTGGAAGGCGAGCCGTGGATTCTAGCCAACAGAATCGACAGAGCCTTGTAATGTGG GTTAAACCCTTGCTCACCGACGACAAAATGCAAGAACTCATTGACCCTGCTATCGGCGATGCATACGATTCTAGTGAAATGAAACGAGCAGTGTCAGTGGCTTCTATGTGCATTCACCATCAACCAACTGCCCGTCCTAATATGAGCATG GTAGTTCGTTTATTGATCGGCATAGACGTGTCTCTAGACCTCATGGATGAAGCAGCAAAGCCATTTGCTCGGAGATTGCCGATATTTGATGCATCGGACTTGGACGATTATACATGTTCACGGTATCTCAAAGATCTCAATCGGCACAAACAACTTGCTCTGGAGCAGTGA